GCAGGCGCCGGATGCCCTGACGCCGCATGAGTTGTTGCGCTGCCTGTAACATAAGGCTGTATCTCAATCCGAAAAAAATGCCGGAGTCAGGCTCCGGCACTTGAGGCGTTAACGGGATGCGAAGGTGTTGCAGGTATTAGGATCGCCGCTGTCGAAGCCCTGTTTAAACCAGGTGTAGCGCTGTTGCGAGGTACCGTGGGTGAAGCTGTCCGGCACGACGCGGCCCTGGCTCTGCTGCTGCAACCGATCGTCGCCAATCGCCTGAGCGGCGTTCAGCGCCGCCTGCAGGTCACCCTCTTCCAGCATCTGCTGCTTCTCGGCGTATTTGCCCCACACGCCGGCGAAGCAGTCCGCCTGCAGCTCCATTTTCACCGACAGACGGTTCACTTCCGCCTGGCTGGCGCCCTGCTGCATCTGGCGAACCTTGGGCTCGATGCCCAGCAGGTTCTGCACGTGGTGGCCAACTTCGTGCGCCACCACATAGGCCTGGGCGAAATCACCGCCGGCGCCCAGCTTGGTTTTCATGTCCTGATAGAAAGACAGATCGATATACACCGTTCTGTCACCCGGGCAGTAGAACGGCCCCATCGCCGCCTGGCCGGTGCCGCAGCTGGTCCGCGTGACGCCACGGTACATCACCAGCTTCGGCGGTTGATAGGTTTTGCCCATGCGCTGGAAAATCTCTTTCCAGTTATCCTCGGTTGAGGCCAGTACCACCGAAGTGAATTTGGCCAGCTCATCGTCTTTCGGACTGAT
The sequence above is drawn from the Serratia sp. FDAARGOS_506 genome and encodes:
- a CDS encoding neutral zinc metallopeptidase, which produces MRWQGRRESDNVEDRRGQSSGLGGGGGGFRVPVGGKGGIVILVVVLVAGYYGIDLSPLLNGGNVAPQGQQQSANISPKDDELAKFTSVVLASTEDNWKEIFQRMGKTYQPPKLVMYRGVTRTSCGTGQAAMGPFYCPGDRTVYIDLSFYQDMKTKLGAGGDFAQAYVVAHEVGHHVQNLLGIEPKVRQMQQGASQAEVNRLSVKMELQADCFAGVWGKYAEKQQMLEEGDLQAALNAAQAIGDDRLQQQSQGRVVPDSFTHGTSQQRYTWFKQGFDSGDPNTCNTFASR